A genomic region of Mus pahari chromosome 22, PAHARI_EIJ_v1.1, whole genome shotgun sequence contains the following coding sequences:
- the Phf24 gene encoding PHD finger protein 24 isoform X1: MGVLMSKRQTVEQVQKVSLAVSAFKDGLRDRPSIRRGGELPGSRRGTVEGSVQEVQEEKEAEASAPVVQEESNINRAAWERLRDGRGVEPEEFDRTSRFTPPAFIRPTRKLDDDKPPDICLEPREPVVNDEMCDICEVWTAESLFPCRVCTRVFHDGCLRRMGYLQGDSAVEVTEMAHTETGWSCYYCDNLNLLLTEEEMYSLMETFQRCKVIPDCSLTLEDFVRYRHQAAKRGESSRALTDEQEEQAARQFAAMDPEQRGHVEWSDFLSHESLLLLQQLRPQNSLLRLLTVKERERARATFLARGRGNTISEAECHHARHSWFCKRLTQAPSCSVSISHVGPIADGSPAASSSKSREKTPLPTGQESRYVDWPTFLRENVIYILAARPNSGAIHLKPPG; encoded by the exons ATGGGGGTGTTGATGTCCAAGCGGCAGACAGTAGAGCAGGTGCAGAAGGTGAGCCTGGCTGTGTCAGCCTTCAAGGATGGGCTACGGGACAGGCCTTCCATTAGACGTGGGGGTGAGCTGCCAGGGTCCCGCCGTGGCACTGTGGAGGGCTCTGTTCAGGAAGtacaggaggagaaggaagcagaggcgaGCGCCCCCGTGGTCCAGGAAGAGAGCAATATCAACCGCGCAGCCTGGGAGCGGCTCCGAGATGGGCGTGGCGTCGAGCCTGAGGAGTTTGACAGGACCAGCCGATTCACGCCCCCTGCCTTCATCCGCCCCACCCGGAAGCTGGATGATGACAAACCTCCAGACATCTGCTTGGAACCCCGGGAGCCT GTTGTCAACGATGAGATGTGTGACATCTGTGAAGTCTGGACCGCTGAGAGCCTCTTCCCATGCCGAGTCTGCACCAGGGTTTTCCACGATGGCTGCCTGCGCCGCATGGGCTACCTCCAAGGGGACAGTGCAGTGGAAGTGACCGAGATGGCCCATACAGAGACGGGCTGGAGCTGTTACTACTGT GACAACCTTAACCTGCTGCTTACTGAGGAGGAGATGTACAGCCTCATGGAGACCTTTCAGCGGTGTAAAGTCATCCCTG ATTGCTCCCTGACACTAGAGGACTTTGTGCGCTACCGCCACCAAGCAGCAAAGCGAGGGGAGAGCAGCAGGGCCCTGACTGATGAGCAAGAGGAGCAGGCAGCCCGCCAGTTTGCAGCCATGGACCCTGAGCAGCGGGGTCACGTAGAGTGGTCCGACTTCTTGTCCCACGAATCCcttctgctgctgcagcagctgcGTCCCCAG AACTCTCTCTTGAGGCTTCTTACGGTCAAGGAGAGGGAACGAGCCCGGGCCACCTTCCTGGCACGGGGCAGAGGGAACACCATCAGCGAGGCggagtgccaccatgcccggcactcCTGGTTTTGTAAACGCCTTACCCAGGCTCCTTCCTGCAGTGTCAG CATCAGCCACGTGGGTCCTATAGCAGACGGCAGCCCAGCTGCCAGCAGTAGCAAGAGTCGGGAGAAGACCCCGCTGCCCACGGGGCAGGAGTCCAG ATATGTGGATTGGCCCACCTTCCTAAGAGAGAACGTCATCTACATCTTGGCTGCTCGTCCTAACAGTGGCGCCATCCACCTGAAGCCCCCAGGATAG
- the Phf24 gene encoding PHD finger protein 24 isoform X2, producing the protein MGVLMSKRQTVEQVQKEVQEEKEAEASAPVVQEESNINRAAWERLRDGRGVEPEEFDRTSRFTPPAFIRPTRKLDDDKPPDICLEPREPVVNDEMCDICEVWTAESLFPCRVCTRVFHDGCLRRMGYLQGDSAVEVTEMAHTETGWSCYYCDNLNLLLTEEEMYSLMETFQRCKVIPDCSLTLEDFVRYRHQAAKRGESSRALTDEQEEQAARQFAAMDPEQRGHVEWSDFLSHESLLLLQQLRPQNSLLRLLTVKERERARATFLARGRGNTISEAECHHARHSWFCKRLTQAPSCSVSISHVGPIADGSPAASSSKSREKTPLPTGQESRYVDWPTFLRENVIYILAARPNSGAIHLKPPG; encoded by the exons ATGGGGGTGTTGATGTCCAAGCGGCAGACAGTAGAGCAGGTGCAGAAG GAAGtacaggaggagaaggaagcagaggcgaGCGCCCCCGTGGTCCAGGAAGAGAGCAATATCAACCGCGCAGCCTGGGAGCGGCTCCGAGATGGGCGTGGCGTCGAGCCTGAGGAGTTTGACAGGACCAGCCGATTCACGCCCCCTGCCTTCATCCGCCCCACCCGGAAGCTGGATGATGACAAACCTCCAGACATCTGCTTGGAACCCCGGGAGCCT GTTGTCAACGATGAGATGTGTGACATCTGTGAAGTCTGGACCGCTGAGAGCCTCTTCCCATGCCGAGTCTGCACCAGGGTTTTCCACGATGGCTGCCTGCGCCGCATGGGCTACCTCCAAGGGGACAGTGCAGTGGAAGTGACCGAGATGGCCCATACAGAGACGGGCTGGAGCTGTTACTACTGT GACAACCTTAACCTGCTGCTTACTGAGGAGGAGATGTACAGCCTCATGGAGACCTTTCAGCGGTGTAAAGTCATCCCTG ATTGCTCCCTGACACTAGAGGACTTTGTGCGCTACCGCCACCAAGCAGCAAAGCGAGGGGAGAGCAGCAGGGCCCTGACTGATGAGCAAGAGGAGCAGGCAGCCCGCCAGTTTGCAGCCATGGACCCTGAGCAGCGGGGTCACGTAGAGTGGTCCGACTTCTTGTCCCACGAATCCcttctgctgctgcagcagctgcGTCCCCAG AACTCTCTCTTGAGGCTTCTTACGGTCAAGGAGAGGGAACGAGCCCGGGCCACCTTCCTGGCACGGGGCAGAGGGAACACCATCAGCGAGGCggagtgccaccatgcccggcactcCTGGTTTTGTAAACGCCTTACCCAGGCTCCTTCCTGCAGTGTCAG CATCAGCCACGTGGGTCCTATAGCAGACGGCAGCCCAGCTGCCAGCAGTAGCAAGAGTCGGGAGAAGACCCCGCTGCCCACGGGGCAGGAGTCCAG ATATGTGGATTGGCCCACCTTCCTAAGAGAGAACGTCATCTACATCTTGGCTGCTCGTCCTAACAGTGGCGCCATCCACCTGAAGCCCCCAGGATAG